A DNA window from Micromonospora sp. NBC_01739 contains the following coding sequences:
- a CDS encoding Crp/Fnr family transcriptional regulator: MWNIPIDVLLELDLAPHLTFGLLLVYLLGMTMSRRVWRSATIRLRCERRRLLSRVGAWMRSEPDPNSQWPHGTFLQRLGPSVREALLGLGVRREVPAGQILIHEGQQQSHLVLIEEGLTKVTAALPDGRTALLSLRVGGDLVGEMSALNGRPRSATVTTCGTARYSVITSERFRAFLRANPDAALELAAMVSDRLRWSNRRRIDFSSYPVKIRVARVIADLCRTHGRQTPEGVVIDVRLTQPELASICGASETSVQKILRELRTEGLVDTDYRRMTVRDLPRLQQLGQLPPDDC; this comes from the coding sequence ATGTGGAACATCCCGATCGACGTACTGCTGGAGCTGGATCTGGCCCCGCACCTGACTTTCGGCCTGTTGCTGGTCTATCTGCTGGGGATGACGATGTCCCGCCGGGTATGGCGTAGTGCCACCATCCGGCTACGCTGCGAGCGCCGTCGTCTTCTGAGCAGAGTAGGAGCCTGGATGCGTAGCGAACCAGACCCGAACTCCCAGTGGCCCCACGGCACCTTCCTGCAACGGCTGGGCCCGTCTGTACGGGAAGCCCTGCTGGGGCTCGGGGTACGCCGTGAGGTACCGGCCGGTCAGATTCTGATCCACGAAGGACAGCAGCAGTCCCACCTGGTGCTGATCGAGGAGGGTCTGACCAAGGTCACCGCCGCCCTGCCGGACGGCCGCACCGCCCTGCTGTCCCTGCGGGTCGGCGGTGACCTGGTCGGCGAGATGTCGGCCCTCAACGGTCGGCCCCGCTCGGCGACCGTCACCACCTGCGGCACGGCCCGCTACAGCGTGATCACCTCGGAGCGGTTCCGCGCCTTCCTCCGGGCCAATCCGGACGCCGCCCTAGAACTCGCCGCCATGGTCTCCGACCGGTTGCGCTGGTCGAACCGCCGACGGATCGATTTCTCCTCCTACCCGGTAAAGATCAGGGTGGCCCGGGTGATCGCCGACTTGTGCCGTACCCACGGCCGCCAGACCCCGGAGGGGGTCGTCATCGACGTACGCCTCACCCAGCCGGAGCTGGCGTCCATCTGCGGCGCCTCGGAGACCTCGGTGCAGAAGATCCTGCGGGAGCTGCGCACCGAAGGGCTGGTCGACACCGACTACCGCCGGATGACCGTCCGGGACCTGCCCCGCCTGCAGCAGCTCGGGCAGTTGCCGCCCGACGACTGTTAA
- a CDS encoding phenylalanine--tRNA ligase subunit beta, producing MRVSVSWLREYVDLPDLSAADLERALVDLGIEVESIVDLSTTVTGQLVVGQVLDIEELTGFKKPIRFCRVDVGAANGTGEPQEIVCGARNFAPGDRVVVILPGGVLPGGFAIGARKTYGRNSHGMICSAKELGLGDDHSGILVLPEHVVAAPGDDARPVVGLDDIVVEVEITPDRGYQMSLRGLARELAHALGLDYSDRGRIPATPGTAAPAYPVEVRDPVGCDRFAARMVRGVDPTAQTPEWMQRRLTVAGIRTISLPVDITNYVMLELGQPMHAFDADRLAGPLVVRRAVAGEKLTTLDGVTRALAPEDMVICDAGLPNPLGGDGDGVPISLAAVMGGETSEVLPSTVNVLFEAAHWDPAMVGRTARRHKLFSEAAKRWERGVDPALPLVALDRAVALLTGYAGGTAGDEVLDINHVTPRTPVTLPVDLPSRRVGVAYPPARVVALLEQIGCTVARGTDRLTEDPGEVGVTAGDTVMPRVTGGDTDVLSVTPPTWRPDLTDPADLVEEVVRLDGYDKVPSLLPTAPPGRGLTWQQRRNRAVSRALAERGYVEVLAHPFVATDLADQFALPAEDPRRQAVRVANPLSDEEPLLRTTLLGPLLGIVRRNLGRGLRDLALYEIGVVFQPRPGAGSPPTMGVDRRPTDAEFAAADAVVPHQPRHVAVVLTGDIEPAGWWGAGRPASWADAVQAGREVLAAAGIPADRIEVRATEYAPWHPGRCAQLLVDGVVVGHAGELHPAVLANLELPRRTSAMELDLDALPAAPVLPAPGVSGFPPALIDVALVVEETVPAQQVQQALIEGAGELLESVRLFDVYASEQLGAGRKSLAYKLTFRAPDRTLTVEEAVAARDAAVARATERVGATLRGA from the coding sequence ATGCGAGTTTCTGTCAGTTGGTTGCGGGAGTACGTAGACCTGCCGGACCTGTCCGCCGCCGACCTGGAGCGGGCCCTGGTCGACCTGGGTATCGAGGTGGAGTCCATCGTGGACCTGTCCACCACGGTCACCGGGCAGTTGGTGGTCGGCCAGGTCCTCGACATCGAGGAGTTGACCGGCTTCAAGAAGCCGATCCGGTTCTGCCGGGTAGACGTGGGTGCCGCCAACGGCACCGGTGAACCGCAGGAGATCGTCTGCGGGGCGCGCAACTTCGCCCCCGGTGACCGGGTCGTGGTGATCCTGCCCGGCGGAGTGCTGCCGGGCGGCTTCGCCATCGGTGCCCGCAAGACCTACGGGCGCAACTCCCACGGCATGATCTGCTCCGCCAAGGAACTGGGCCTGGGCGACGACCACTCCGGCATCCTGGTGCTGCCCGAGCACGTCGTCGCCGCCCCCGGCGACGACGCCCGCCCGGTGGTCGGGCTGGACGACATCGTCGTCGAGGTGGAGATCACCCCGGACCGGGGCTACCAGATGTCCCTGCGCGGGCTGGCCCGCGAACTGGCCCACGCCCTGGGTCTGGACTACTCCGACCGGGGTCGCATCCCCGCGACCCCGGGCACCGCCGCCCCCGCCTACCCGGTCGAGGTACGCGACCCGGTGGGCTGTGACCGGTTCGCGGCCCGGATGGTGCGCGGGGTCGACCCGACGGCACAGACCCCGGAGTGGATGCAGCGGCGGCTCACGGTCGCCGGCATCCGGACCATCTCCCTGCCGGTGGACATCACCAACTACGTGATGCTGGAACTCGGGCAGCCGATGCATGCCTTCGACGCCGACCGGCTGGCCGGGCCCCTGGTGGTGCGCCGGGCGGTGGCGGGGGAGAAGCTGACCACCCTGGACGGGGTGACCCGGGCCCTGGCCCCGGAAGACATGGTCATCTGCGACGCCGGCCTGCCCAACCCGCTCGGCGGCGACGGCGACGGGGTGCCGATCTCGCTGGCCGCCGTGATGGGTGGCGAGACCAGCGAGGTGCTGCCCAGCACGGTCAACGTGCTGTTCGAGGCCGCGCACTGGGATCCGGCGATGGTGGGGCGTACCGCGCGTCGACACAAGCTGTTCAGCGAGGCGGCGAAGCGGTGGGAGCGGGGGGTCGACCCGGCCCTGCCGCTGGTCGCCCTGGACCGGGCGGTCGCCCTGCTCACCGGGTACGCCGGCGGCACCGCCGGGGACGAGGTGCTGGACATCAACCACGTGACCCCCCGGACCCCGGTGACGCTGCCGGTCGACCTGCCCAGCCGGCGGGTCGGGGTGGCGTACCCACCGGCGCGGGTGGTCGCCCTGCTGGAGCAGATCGGCTGCACGGTGGCCCGGGGCACCGACCGGCTGACCGAGGACCCCGGCGAGGTGGGGGTCACCGCCGGGGACACCGTCATGCCCCGTGTCACCGGAGGTGACACCGACGTCCTCAGTGTCACCCCGCCGACCTGGCGGCCCGATCTGACCGACCCGGCCGACCTGGTCGAGGAGGTGGTCCGCCTGGACGGGTACGACAAGGTGCCGTCCCTGCTGCCCACCGCCCCGCCCGGTCGGGGGCTGACCTGGCAGCAGCGCCGCAACCGGGCGGTGTCCCGGGCCCTGGCCGAACGCGGCTACGTCGAGGTGCTGGCGCACCCCTTCGTCGCCACCGACCTGGCCGACCAGTTCGCCCTGCCCGCCGAGGATCCCCGCCGCCAGGCCGTACGGGTGGCCAATCCGCTCTCCGACGAGGAGCCGCTGCTGCGGACCACGCTGCTCGGCCCGCTGCTCGGCATCGTCCGGCGCAACCTCGGCCGGGGCCTGCGGGATCTGGCCCTCTACGAGATCGGGGTGGTGTTCCAGCCCCGCCCCGGCGCCGGTAGCCCGCCGACCATGGGGGTGGACCGGCGGCCCACGGACGCCGAGTTCGCCGCCGCCGACGCGGTCGTGCCGCACCAGCCCCGGCATGTCGCCGTCGTGCTGACCGGCGACATCGAGCCGGCCGGCTGGTGGGGGGCCGGGCGACCGGCCTCCTGGGCGGACGCCGTCCAGGCGGGCCGGGAGGTCCTCGCGGCCGCCGGCATCCCGGCCGACCGGATCGAGGTACGGGCCACCGAGTACGCCCCCTGGCACCCCGGCCGCTGCGCGCAGCTGCTGGTGGACGGGGTGGTCGTCGGTCACGCCGGTGAGCTGCACCCGGCGGTGCTGGCCAACCTGGAACTGCCCCGGCGGACCAGTGCCATGGAGCTGGACCTGGACGCCCTGCCGGCGGCCCCGGTGCTGCCCGCGCCCGGAGTCTCCGGTTTCCCCCCGGCCCTGATCGACGTGGCCCTGGTGGTCGAGGAGACCGTGCCCGCCCAACAGGTCCAGCAGGCCCTCATCGAGGGAGCGGGTGAGCTGCTGGAGTCGGTGCGCCTGTTCGACGTGTACGCCTCGGAGCAGTTGGGGGCCGGCCGCAAGTCGCTGGCCTACAAGCTGACCTTCCGGGCCCCGGACCGCACCCTGACCGTCGAGGAGGCCGTGGCCGCCCGCGACGCCGCGGTGGCCCGGGCCACCGAACGCGTCGGCGCCACCCTCCGCGGCGCCTGA
- the pheS gene encoding phenylalanine--tRNA ligase subunit alpha, with protein MTYRNDPYDPKQVALLDPAALAEAVTEAEKAFAAAGDPDALAAVRPAHLGDRSPVSLARREIGALPPAAKADAGKRVNEARRSIEQAYAARSEVLDREQAQRVLVAERVDVTLPYDRRPRGSRHPVSVLMEQISDLFIGMGYEVAEGPEVELEWTNFDALNIPVDHPARGLMDTFHIAPEQSGLVLRTHTSPVQARTMLTRKPPIYVVVPGRVYRTDELDATHSPVFHQVEGLVVDKGITMAHLRGTLDHFARAMFGEGAKTRFRPHYFPFTEPSAEFDVWFPEHRKGPQWVEWGGCGMVNPRVLRACGIDPEVYSGFAFGMGIDRTVMFRHGVGDMRDMVEGDVRFTRAFGHGA; from the coding sequence ATGACCTACCGCAACGATCCGTACGACCCGAAGCAGGTTGCCCTGCTCGACCCGGCCGCCCTGGCCGAGGCCGTGACCGAGGCCGAGAAGGCGTTCGCCGCCGCCGGTGACCCCGACGCCCTGGCCGCCGTGCGTCCGGCGCACCTGGGCGACCGGTCCCCGGTCTCGCTGGCCCGCCGGGAGATCGGGGCCCTGCCGCCGGCCGCAAAGGCCGACGCCGGCAAGCGGGTCAACGAGGCCCGCCGCAGCATCGAGCAGGCCTACGCCGCCCGATCCGAGGTGCTCGACCGCGAGCAGGCGCAGCGGGTCCTGGTCGCCGAGCGGGTCGATGTGACCCTGCCCTACGACCGGCGCCCGCGCGGCTCCCGGCACCCGGTCAGTGTGCTGATGGAACAGATCAGCGACCTGTTCATCGGGATGGGCTACGAGGTGGCCGAGGGGCCCGAGGTCGAGCTGGAGTGGACCAACTTCGACGCCCTCAACATCCCGGTCGACCACCCGGCCCGGGGCCTGATGGACACCTTCCACATCGCACCCGAGCAGTCCGGGCTGGTGCTGCGTACCCACACCTCGCCGGTGCAGGCGCGCACCATGCTCACCCGCAAGCCGCCGATCTACGTGGTGGTACCCGGTCGGGTCTACCGCACCGACGAGCTGGACGCCACCCACTCCCCGGTCTTCCACCAGGTCGAGGGCCTGGTGGTGGACAAGGGCATCACCATGGCCCACCTGCGCGGCACCCTGGACCACTTCGCCCGGGCCATGTTCGGCGAGGGCGCCAAGACCCGGTTCCGGCCGCACTACTTCCCGTTCACCGAGCCGTCGGCGGAGTTCGACGTGTGGTTCCCGGAGCACCGCAAGGGCCCCCAGTGGGTCGAGTGGGGCGGCTGCGGCATGGTCAACCCCCGGGTGCTGCGGGCCTGCGGCATCGACCCGGAGGTCTACTCCGGGTTCGCCTTCGGCATGGGCATCGACCGCACCGTGATGTTCCGACACGGGGTGGGGGACATGCGGGACATGGTCGAGGGCGATGTCCGGTTCACCCGGGCGTTCGGCCACGGGGCGTAG
- a CDS encoding TrmH family RNA methyltransferase codes for MPFTPRTPRVVAARRLQRRREREATGRFLAEGPQAVREALARPRTVVEVFGTPAALDRYADLAATAAGADVPVSEVTEEALAALAETVAPQGLVAVCQHLDVPLETALSRAPRLVAVLAGIRDPGNAGTVLRTADAAGAAAVVFAGEAVDPYNGKCVRSSAGSLFHVDVVRERDPAAVLVAARAAGLTVLAATGYGETDLDELADAGRLAVPTAWLFGSEAHGLPEELIAAADARVRVPLHGRAESLNLAAAAAVCLYASARAQR; via the coding sequence ATGCCCTTCACACCGCGTACCCCCAGGGTGGTCGCCGCCCGCCGACTCCAGCGTCGCCGGGAACGCGAGGCCACCGGCCGTTTCCTGGCCGAGGGGCCCCAGGCGGTCCGCGAGGCCCTGGCCCGCCCCCGGACGGTGGTCGAGGTGTTCGGCACCCCGGCCGCCCTCGATCGGTACGCCGACCTGGCGGCGACCGCCGCCGGCGCCGACGTACCCGTCTCCGAGGTGACCGAGGAGGCCCTGGCGGCGTTGGCCGAGACCGTGGCCCCGCAGGGCCTGGTCGCCGTCTGCCAACACCTGGACGTGCCCCTGGAGACCGCCCTGTCCCGGGCCCCCCGGCTGGTGGCGGTGCTCGCCGGCATCCGGGACCCCGGTAACGCCGGGACGGTGTTGCGCACCGCCGACGCGGCCGGTGCCGCCGCGGTGGTCTTCGCCGGGGAGGCCGTCGACCCGTACAACGGCAAGTGTGTCCGGTCCTCGGCGGGCAGCCTGTTCCATGTCGACGTGGTGCGCGAACGCGACCCGGCGGCGGTGCTGGTAGCCGCCCGGGCGGCCGGTCTCACCGTGCTGGCCGCGACCGGCTACGGCGAGACGGATCTCGATGAGTTGGCCGACGCGGGCCGGCTGGCCGTACCCACCGCCTGGTTGTTCGGTTCCGAGGCGCATGGGCTGCCCGAGGAGCTGATCGCCGCTGCGGACGCCCGGGTCCGGGTGCCGCTGCACGGGCGGGCCGAGAGCCTCAACCTGGCTGCGGCTGCCGCGGTCTGCCTGTACGCTTCGGCGAGAGCCCAGCGCTGA
- the rplT gene encoding 50S ribosomal protein L20, with protein sequence MARVKRAVNAQKKRRTLLETASGYRGQRSRLYRKAKEQVLHSMQYAYRDRRDRKGDFRQLWIQRINAGARANGMTYNRLIQGLRLAGIEVDRKILADMAVNDAAAFAAIVELARAAVQAEGIGGAAAQAA encoded by the coding sequence ATGGCACGCGTCAAGCGGGCTGTGAACGCCCAGAAGAAGCGCCGTACCCTGCTGGAGACCGCGAGTGGTTACCGCGGTCAGCGCTCCCGGCTGTACCGCAAGGCCAAGGAGCAGGTGCTGCACTCGATGCAGTACGCCTACCGGGACCGTCGCGACCGCAAGGGTGACTTCCGGCAGTTGTGGATCCAGCGGATCAACGCGGGTGCCCGCGCCAACGGGATGACCTACAACCGGCTGATCCAGGGCCTGCGCCTGGCCGGCATCGAGGTCGACCGCAAGATCCTGGCCGACATGGCCGTCAACGACGCCGCCGCCTTCGCGGCGATCGTCGAGTTGGCCCGTGCCGCGGTGCAGGCCGAGGGCATCGGCGGCGCGGCGGCCCAGGCCGCCTGA
- the rpmI gene encoding 50S ribosomal protein L35, protein MPKMKSHTGTGKRVRVTGKGKLMKEQANKRHLLEKKPSTRTRRLTGVVEVAKADVKRIKKLLGR, encoded by the coding sequence ATGCCGAAGATGAAGAGCCACACGGGGACGGGTAAGCGGGTCCGGGTGACTGGCAAGGGCAAGCTCATGAAGGAGCAGGCCAACAAGCGCCACCTCCTGGAGAAGAAGCCCTCCACCCGTACCCGCCGGCTGACGGGCGTGGTCGAGGTGGCCAAGGCCGACGTCAAGCGCATCAAGAAGCTGCTCGGCCGCTGA
- the infC gene encoding translation initiation factor IF-3 has product MNEQIRAREVRLVGPEGEQVGIVPLERALQLAADVDLDLVEVAPMARPPVCKLMDFGKFKYESALKAREARRNQQQTVIKEMKLRPKIDPHDYETKKGHVVRFLKAGDKVKVTIMFRGREQSRPELGYRLLRRLESEITELGYVESAPKQDGRNMIMVLAPHRAVKASAVAATASRGGARERTAEEPAEEPAAAAEPAAAGESAAAGETGTTADTSGQ; this is encoded by the coding sequence GGGTGAGCAGGTGGGCATCGTCCCGCTGGAGCGCGCCCTTCAGCTGGCCGCGGACGTCGATCTGGACCTGGTCGAGGTTGCGCCGATGGCGCGCCCGCCGGTGTGCAAGCTCATGGACTTCGGCAAGTTCAAGTACGAGAGCGCACTCAAGGCGCGCGAAGCGCGGCGTAACCAGCAGCAGACCGTCATCAAGGAGATGAAGCTCCGGCCGAAGATCGATCCGCACGACTACGAGACCAAGAAGGGTCACGTGGTGCGGTTCCTCAAGGCCGGCGACAAGGTCAAGGTGACGATCATGTTCCGCGGTCGCGAGCAGAGTCGCCCGGAGCTGGGTTACCGGCTTCTGCGTAGGCTCGAATCCGAGATCACGGAACTGGGATACGTCGAGTCCGCTCCTAAGCAGGACGGCCGAAACATGATCATGGTTCTCGCTCCGCACCGGGCCGTGAAGGCCTCCGCGGTCGCCGCCACGGCATCGCGTGGTGGAGCCCGGGAGCGGACCGCGGAGGAGCCCGCGGAGGAGCCCGCGGCGGCTGCCGAGCCCGCTGCGGCCGGTGAGAGCGCAGCAGCCGGTGAGACCGGCACGACCGCTGACACCAGCGGCCAGTAA